A window of Rubidibacter lacunae KORDI 51-2 contains these coding sequences:
- the tnpA gene encoding IS200/IS605 family transposase translates to MPQQLNKLRHCSYLIHFHLVVATKYRRKCITKPMLERLGQIFEETLNKWECELVEFNGEADHLHILMSVNPKVQPSKLVNNLKTVSSRLIRKEFAEHLNQIYLGKPVFWSRTYCLLSCGGAPLAVIKHYIEQQAEIE, encoded by the coding sequence ATGCCACAGCAGTTAAACAAACTTAGACACTGCAGTTACCTGATTCATTTTCACTTAGTCGTCGCGACCAAGTACCGTCGCAAATGTATCACCAAGCCGATGTTGGAGCGGCTCGGGCAAATCTTTGAAGAGACGTTGAACAAGTGGGAGTGCGAGCTGGTGGAGTTCAACGGAGAGGCCGACCACCTTCACATCCTGATGTCGGTAAATCCCAAAGTGCAGCCGTCTAAGCTAGTCAACAACCTGAAAACCGTTTCAAGTCGGCTCATCAGGAAGGAATTTGCTGAGCACCTCAATCAGATTTACCTTGGCAAGCCTGTTTTCTGGAGCCGAACCTACTGCCTGCTTTCATGTGGCGGCGCACCTTTGGCAGTCATCAAGCACTACATTGAGCAGCAGGCGGAGATTGAGTGA
- a CDS encoding RNA-guided endonuclease InsQ/TnpB family protein — MITLTYEYKLKPTKQQAEQIVHDLEVCRKVWNYALRDRKDWIASRKCSIDACSLRSEYIIPANEPYPSFKVQCQRLTQAKKANLDLASVNAQALQQVLRRLDQAFERRQKLSAGFPRFKKAGRMRSYVFPQLGKVPLAQGRVKLPSLGWVAIRQSRPYPEGFVVKQARVIKRASGYYLMLSFQADIAIPGPPSVGHVVGVDVGLEYFLSTSDGLQVVRPKFFVELQRQLKLLQRRLKRKQMGSANWKKAQAKVARLYERIANTRKDFHFKQAHKLCDVADAIVVEDLNLIGLSRGVLGKHMLDAGHGQFLNSVLPWVAFKRGKAVVKEDARGSSQECPACGAVVKKNLSDRWHQCSCGCSMPRDVASGIVLRNRFLGRGAHGLENAPGDDLTGVPFGASSQVSVNGESPAIRKALAG; from the coding sequence ATGATAACCCTGACGTATGAGTACAAACTGAAACCGACTAAGCAGCAAGCCGAACAAATCGTCCACGATTTAGAGGTGTGCCGCAAGGTCTGGAACTATGCGCTGAGAGATCGCAAAGATTGGATTGCTTCGCGGAAGTGTTCGATCGACGCCTGCTCTCTGCGTAGCGAGTACATCATTCCGGCAAATGAGCCTTACCCTAGCTTCAAAGTTCAATGCCAGCGTCTAACCCAGGCCAAGAAGGCAAATCTAGATCTAGCTTCGGTCAACGCCCAGGCTTTGCAGCAAGTCCTGAGACGCCTCGACCAAGCATTTGAGCGTCGGCAAAAGCTGAGTGCTGGTTTCCCACGGTTCAAGAAAGCGGGTCGGATGCGGTCATACGTCTTTCCTCAACTGGGTAAGGTGCCGTTGGCACAGGGACGAGTTAAGTTACCTAGTCTTGGCTGGGTGGCGATTCGTCAGTCTCGCCCTTATCCAGAGGGCTTTGTTGTCAAGCAAGCCAGGGTTATCAAACGGGCATCGGGCTATTACCTGATGTTGTCGTTTCAGGCTGACATTGCCATTCCAGGGCCGCCGTCGGTGGGTCATGTTGTCGGGGTGGATGTCGGGCTGGAATATTTTCTTTCCACCTCAGACGGTCTTCAGGTTGTACGACCTAAGTTTTTTGTGGAACTGCAACGCCAGCTGAAATTGCTGCAACGTAGGTTAAAGCGGAAACAAATGGGGTCGGCCAATTGGAAAAAGGCTCAAGCTAAGGTGGCGAGATTGTACGAACGCATCGCCAATACCCGCAAAGACTTTCACTTCAAGCAAGCCCACAAGCTTTGTGATGTCGCTGACGCGATCGTGGTTGAAGACTTGAACCTGATTGGCCTGAGTCGCGGGGTATTAGGCAAGCATATGCTAGATGCTGGTCACGGGCAATTCCTTAATTCGGTGCTTCCCTGGGTTGCATTTAAGCGTGGCAAGGCAGTCGTCAAGGAGGATGCACGGGGAAGCAGTCAGGAATGTCCTGCTTGCGGTGCTGTGGTCAAGAAAAACCTTTCTGACCGCTGGCACCAGTGCTCCTGTGGATGTTCGATGCCCCGTGATGTGGCAAGCGGTATCGTACTGCGGAATAGGTTCTTAGGCCGTGGGGCGCACGGTCTTGAAAATGCCCCTGGAGACGATCTGACGGGGGTGCCTTTTGGGGCATCTAGTCAAGTGTCTGTGAACGGGGAATCTCCAGCTATACGCAAAGCGTTAGCTGGATGA
- the nblB gene encoding phycobilisome degradation protein NblB: MSITPESVRALLTSEDFGQRIKGINQLRELKRSQALELILPVLQDPNPRIRYAAVSQMDSLAADDPAAVLPLLRSLLSDPEPDVQAAAADTIGALKAEGAFDDLQALYERTSEWLVRVSVIAALGELGDPRAFDLLQTALTSSNTLEQTVAIGSLGELGDPHAVQLLQPFVTDTDWQIRFRTVQALGRLNTPEARSLVARMTDDAAEPVADEARRLMSD; this comes from the coding sequence ATGAGCATTACGCCCGAATCCGTCCGCGCTCTCCTAACCTCCGAAGACTTCGGCCAGCGCATCAAAGGGATTAACCAACTGCGAGAGCTAAAGCGATCGCAAGCCCTGGAGCTGATCTTGCCGGTCCTGCAAGATCCCAACCCGCGCATTCGCTACGCAGCGGTCAGCCAAATGGATTCGCTGGCTGCCGACGACCCAGCAGCCGTGCTGCCGCTGCTGCGATCGCTACTATCCGACCCTGAGCCCGACGTGCAAGCGGCAGCGGCCGATACGATCGGTGCCTTGAAAGCCGAGGGGGCCTTTGACGACTTGCAAGCGCTGTACGAGCGAACGTCGGAATGGCTCGTGCGCGTCAGCGTTATAGCCGCGCTCGGGGAGCTGGGCGACCCGCGTGCCTTCGACCTCCTGCAAACGGCCCTGACTTCCAGCAACACTTTGGAGCAAACTGTCGCGATCGGATCTCTCGGTGAGTTGGGCGACCCGCATGCGGTTCAGCTCCTGCAGCCCTTCGTTACCGATACGGATTGGCAAATCCGCTTCCGTACGGTGCAGGCCCTAGGACGACTGAATACGCCCGAAGCGCGATCGCTCGTGGCCCGGATGACCGATGATGCTGCCGAACCCGTAGCCGACGAAGCGCGTCGCCTGATGTCGGATTGA
- a CDS encoding DUF2232 domain-containing protein → MPFDDPTAPDKSRLRASGDASDETDEPTDSPDDDENWVDAGDESGWDGGESLEAEALRSGPPSRSLAMVETAFLASASGLIWLINTYFPPGPLLRVAFPIPIALAYLRRGPRAGWMACAIAGLLLTVLMGPTRSVLFVMPFGVMGVQLGACWRRGTSWMLSILLGALLGAIGFFFRFWLASLLLGEDLWAFALVQVAGFLEWAFVKLGILAQPSLELIQSVALVAVFVNSLIYLFVVHLVALAMLDRLGNPIPRPPQWIRDIFDYE, encoded by the coding sequence ATGCCCTTTGACGATCCAACCGCACCCGACAAGTCGCGACTGCGAGCGTCGGGCGACGCTAGTGACGAGACCGACGAGCCAACGGATAGTCCCGACGACGACGAAAACTGGGTCGATGCGGGCGACGAATCCGGCTGGGACGGCGGGGAGAGCTTGGAGGCGGAAGCCTTGCGAAGCGGACCCCCGAGTCGCTCGCTGGCAATGGTCGAGACTGCATTTCTAGCCAGTGCATCAGGTCTCATTTGGTTGATCAATACGTACTTTCCGCCGGGGCCGCTTTTGCGAGTCGCGTTCCCGATCCCGATCGCCCTCGCGTATCTGCGGAGAGGACCGCGAGCGGGCTGGATGGCTTGTGCGATCGCGGGTTTGTTGTTGACGGTGTTGATGGGACCGACGCGCAGCGTGCTATTCGTCATGCCGTTTGGGGTGATGGGCGTGCAGTTGGGTGCCTGCTGGCGGCGGGGAACGAGTTGGATGCTGTCAATTTTGCTCGGCGCGCTGCTGGGCGCGATCGGGTTTTTCTTCCGGTTTTGGCTGGCGTCGCTTTTACTGGGCGAGGACTTGTGGGCCTTCGCACTGGTCCAGGTGGCAGGGTTTCTGGAGTGGGCGTTTGTGAAGCTGGGCATTTTGGCACAACCTAGCTTGGAGCTAATTCAGTCTGTAGCCCTAGTTGCGGTGTTCGTTAACAGCCTCATTTACCTTTTCGTGGTGCATCTGGTAGCACTGGCGATGCTCGATCGCTTGGGCAATCCGATTCCGCGCCCGCCGCAGTGGATTCGCGACATTTTCGATTACGAATAA
- a CDS encoding Crp/Fnr family transcriptional regulator: MDDQYTAARNTPVDLKELTEAAFFFAGLPEETLEKLVNHVVMRNHPANQVILLENDWGGSVYFILDGWVKIRTYNQDGKEVTLNILGRGEVFGEMAAMDEVPRSTDVITLTPTKISSIPAQDFLKIVNTEPAAGVRLAQLMAKRLRQVNRRLRLREADSVSRVVDTLLFLAEGQGKLVEEGGIEIPNLPHRELSSLSGLARETVTRVLTKLEKKGLIQREHHILGIPDVSALEKILN; this comes from the coding sequence ATGGACGATCAATACACTGCTGCGCGCAATACTCCAGTCGATCTAAAAGAGCTGACTGAGGCGGCTTTCTTTTTTGCAGGATTACCCGAAGAGACGCTGGAGAAGCTTGTCAATCACGTTGTGATGCGCAATCACCCCGCCAATCAAGTTATTTTGCTCGAAAATGATTGGGGTGGTTCGGTTTATTTCATCCTTGATGGATGGGTGAAAATTCGCACTTATAACCAAGATGGCAAGGAAGTTACGCTCAATATTCTCGGGCGGGGCGAAGTCTTTGGCGAAATGGCCGCGATGGATGAGGTCCCGCGCTCGACCGATGTCATCACCCTAACGCCGACCAAAATCTCCAGCATTCCAGCTCAGGACTTTTTGAAGATTGTCAATACCGAACCCGCCGCTGGCGTGCGTTTGGCCCAACTCATGGCCAAGCGCTTGCGCCAGGTCAACCGCCGCTTGCGCTTGCGCGAAGCCGATAGCGTTTCTCGCGTGGTGGACACGCTGCTGTTCTTGGCGGAAGGTCAGGGCAAGCTCGTTGAAGAAGGCGGCATCGAAATTCCCAACCTGCCACACCGCGAGTTGAGCAGTCTCAGCGGATTGGCGCGAGAAACGGTCACGCGCGTGCTGACCAAACTCGAGAAAAAAGGTTTGATCCAGCGCGAACATCACATTCTCGGCATTCCCGATGTCAGCGCTCTCGAGAAGATACTGAATTGA
- a CDS encoding branched-chain amino acid ABC transporter permease — translation MDPLQLLVNGIALGSIIALAAVGLTLTFGILRLPNFAHGDFMTLGAYATLLANVNFGWNIWLSTIFGAIATVAAMLLAERTLWQPMRQVRAQPTTLIVISIGLALFIRSAILMVWGGTNLSYDLPVVPAIALPPDDPIVRIAFNRIVVVILSIVAIVALHFFLQRSKVGKAMRAVADNIDLARVAGINVERVVLWTWAIAGVLTAAGGATYGLIAAVRPNMGWFLILPMFAATILGGIGNPYGAIAGAYTIGIAQELSVPLLGSQYKLGVALFLMTIVLLVRPQGLFKGTL, via the coding sequence ATGGACCCCCTGCAACTCCTCGTTAACGGCATTGCCCTCGGCAGCATCATTGCCCTTGCCGCCGTAGGTCTGACGCTTACGTTCGGCATCCTCCGCTTGCCGAACTTCGCCCACGGCGACTTCATGACCCTTGGCGCCTACGCCACGCTGCTCGCGAACGTTAATTTTGGATGGAATATCTGGTTGTCGACGATCTTCGGGGCGATTGCTACTGTCGCTGCGATGCTGCTGGCCGAGCGTACCCTATGGCAACCCATGCGCCAGGTCCGCGCGCAGCCGACGACGCTGATCGTCATCTCTATCGGACTGGCGTTGTTTATTCGCAGTGCCATCTTGATGGTCTGGGGCGGCACCAACCTGTCCTATGACTTGCCCGTTGTGCCTGCAATCGCACTGCCACCCGACGATCCGATCGTCCGCATCGCCTTTAACCGGATCGTCGTCGTCATCCTATCAATTGTAGCGATCGTGGCACTGCACTTTTTCCTGCAGCGCAGCAAGGTTGGCAAAGCCATGCGTGCCGTTGCCGATAACATCGACCTCGCACGCGTCGCCGGCATCAACGTCGAGCGGGTTGTGCTGTGGACCTGGGCGATCGCCGGCGTGCTGACAGCAGCTGGGGGGGCAACTTACGGGTTGATTGCCGCCGTTCGTCCGAATATGGGGTGGTTTTTGATTTTGCCGATGTTCGCGGCAACGATCCTTGGTGGTATCGGCAATCCCTACGGGGCGATCGCGGGTGCCTACACGATCGGCATTGCTCAGGAACTTAGCGTGCCGCTGCTTGGATCCCAGTACAAACTAGGTGTGGCCCTGTTCCTAATGACAATCGTGTTGCTAGTGCGACCGCAAGGATTGTTTAAGGGAACGTTGTAA
- a CDS encoding NAD(P)H-quinone oxidoreductase subunit N, producing the protein MDYSSNFAGPLNVAPILPESIVLVALMAVLVGDLIFGRGAARWLPYVAIAGLLGAIVALCYQWDSPHPLALLGSFNGDDLSILFRGIIALSTATTILMSIRYVEQSGTALSEFVAMLLTATLGGMFLSGANDLVTIFVSLETLSISSYLMTGYMKRDSRSNEAALKYLLIGASSSAIFLYGSSLLYGLSGGETNLVEIAAGMAAAGSTQTLATAIALVFVIAGIAFKISAVPFHQWTPDVYEGSPTPVVAFLSVGSKAAGFALAIRLLVMAFPLDTAEWRLIFSTLAILSMVLGNAVALAQTSMKRLLAYSSIGQAGFITIGLVASTEAGFSSTIFYLLVYLFMNLGAFAGVILFALRTGTDQISDYAGLYQKDPLLTLSLSVCLLSLGGIPPLAGFFGKIYLFWAGWQAGLYGLVLLGLVTSVISIYYYVRVVKMMVVKEPQEMSEAVKNYPSGDENINGMRPLRAGLVLSLVATSLAGILSNPLFTLVTESVAHTTMLQPALVQPQSAAAEQPQVSLVLEPVFARSE; encoded by the coding sequence ATGGACTACAGCAGCAATTTTGCCGGTCCGCTCAACGTCGCCCCGATTCTCCCCGAGTCGATCGTCCTGGTGGCGCTGATGGCGGTACTGGTAGGCGACTTGATTTTCGGACGCGGTGCAGCCCGCTGGCTGCCGTACGTAGCGATCGCGGGGTTGCTGGGCGCGATTGTGGCACTGTGCTACCAGTGGGATTCACCCCACCCCCTGGCACTCTTGGGCAGTTTCAATGGGGATGACTTAAGCATTCTGTTCCGAGGCATCATTGCCCTATCGACAGCAACCACGATCCTGATGTCGATTCGCTATGTGGAGCAGTCGGGAACGGCGCTGTCGGAGTTTGTAGCGATGCTGTTAACCGCGACGCTCGGCGGCATGTTTTTGTCCGGCGCGAACGACTTGGTCACGATCTTTGTCTCCTTGGAGACACTCAGTATCTCCTCTTATTTGATGACGGGATACATGAAGCGCGACTCGCGGTCGAACGAAGCCGCATTGAAATACCTGCTGATCGGTGCATCGAGTTCGGCAATCTTTCTCTACGGGTCATCGCTGCTGTATGGGCTCTCCGGCGGCGAGACGAATCTGGTGGAAATTGCCGCCGGTATGGCAGCAGCTGGCAGTACCCAAACCTTGGCAACGGCGATCGCCTTAGTGTTTGTGATTGCCGGTATCGCTTTCAAGATTTCGGCGGTGCCGTTCCACCAATGGACGCCGGATGTATACGAAGGCTCGCCGACCCCGGTGGTGGCGTTTCTGTCTGTGGGTTCGAAGGCAGCTGGCTTCGCCCTGGCAATTCGACTGCTGGTGATGGCATTTCCGCTGGATACGGCAGAGTGGCGCTTGATTTTCTCCACCCTGGCGATTCTGAGCATGGTTCTGGGGAACGCCGTTGCGCTCGCGCAAACCAGCATGAAGCGCCTACTGGCGTACTCGTCGATCGGGCAAGCGGGATTCATCACGATCGGCTTGGTGGCTTCGACGGAGGCCGGCTTCTCCAGCACGATCTTTTATTTGCTGGTGTATCTGTTCATGAACCTGGGCGCGTTCGCTGGCGTGATTCTGTTTGCATTGCGGACGGGGACGGACCAAATCAGTGATTATGCAGGACTTTATCAAAAAGACCCGCTGCTGACATTGAGCTTGAGTGTATGTTTGCTGTCGTTGGGCGGCATTCCACCCCTGGCCGGCTTCTTCGGCAAGATTTACTTGTTCTGGGCGGGTTGGCAAGCCGGACTCTATGGTTTGGTATTGCTGGGATTGGTCACGAGCGTCATCTCAATTTATTACTACGTCCGCGTCGTGAAGATGATGGTCGTGAAGGAGCCCCAGGAGATGTCCGAGGCAGTGAAGAACTATCCCTCGGGCGACGAGAATATTAACGGTATGCGCCCGCTACGAGCTGGCTTGGTCCTATCGCTCGTGGCAACGTCACTGGCAGGTATTCTCTCCAATCCGCTCTTCACGTTGGTGACTGAATCCGTTGCGCACACGACGATGCTGCAACCAGCACTCGTGCAGCCGCAGTCTGCGGCTGCGGAGCAACCGCAAGTATCGCTCGTTCTCGAGCCGGTATTCGCTCGCAGCGAATAG